In Fragaria vesca subsp. vesca linkage group LG5, FraVesHawaii_1.0, whole genome shotgun sequence, the genomic stretch GAAATTAGCTAGAAATGAAGAAATAGTCCGAATAGAGAGAAAGCTTCGATTTTCTTCGATTAGTACAGTCATCCAAGAATCAAAGAGAACCTACCAATGAACATGGCCAGGGTAAATAATCATTAGTATAGGAAGAACAGGAGGAACATGAAGAGATTTTTGTGTTATGAAGCCGGATATGCTCCGTTACAGACTTACAGGTGTTGGATAAGAATGAAATCAATGAATGCACGTCTCCCAATTTTGACAGGAAAACCAAACGAAAACGGAAGAAATTGGATAAGTTTGTGGTCATTCCGATTTTGGAAAAGAGCCAAGGGAGTGAGGGACAGCCTGATAGTCCGAAATTGCTAATATTGGGTCCATTAACGGAAACTTTGTTTAATGTACAAAATAATTGATCTGCATTTCTTAGTTTGGGCCTATTGAAGTTGGAGTTTGTTTTTTCTCAAAAAAAGAAGTTGGGAGTTTGTTTTGCTAGAATTTTAGATATTAGACCCAAAACTCTGGAAAGCCAAGGCCACCCTGTAGAGAGGCCCATTGAGTTAAAGATCATAGACCCTGAGTTAGTCAATAGAGCACCGCAATTGTCATCCTCTGAAATAATGAGAGCATATCCGACAACTTCTCTACAATTTTTTTATTATAGAGAAAAAAAATTCAAACTTGTAATCATATTTTTTTTTCTTCAGCTCCTAGATTTTCTATTTAACAAATTTTATAACCATTCCCTAAATTCTCCTAAAATTTTAAAGTTTGCTATAAAAAGTGTATTGGTTTTCGGGAAATTCTATGGTACCTACCCGTATGTGATAACTACATTTACAAATATGACAACATATTTGTAGTCAAAGTGGTAATGTTGAGTCGTATTGTTTATATTCTTGTTCTAATAATTGTAATTACAAAATGTACAACCATTTTACAACTTTTTGAACAAATTGTTCTCATAATTGTAATTTTGTTTAACTTCATGTAAATAGTGTAAATAAATTTGGTAAATTTGTTCTCAATGTTGTAATTTGATTCATAAAATTGTAATTTTTGTTCAAGTAAATATAAAATAAAAGTAAGATATATATCCCAATACCAAATTTTTGTTGTAATTTGGTTCTCTCTTATCGCTATTTCTAGTTTAGAGAATATGTTAGAGAAAAACAGGCAAATTTTTCCATAAAATAAGAAATATCAAATATATAGGGAAGTTGTTGAGTTGCATGAATATCTAACCATAACTGGCTAAGTAGCGACACGTGAAACTTATACACCAGTTACGACACCAAGCCAAACAATTTACGACAACAAACCAAACAATGATCAGACCCTGGGTATTGTTCGTAAAGTAATCTTTGATCCTCATGTTGCTACATAAACTCAAAATCTTATATGTATAAACCAACACCACTAAGAAGATTCCCACAATCTCACTATACAAAAAGAAGAAATGCGGGTTAGATTCAAAAGTGACAACTCAAAGAGAATGCTCTTCTCCACGATAAGCATCACCCATCAAAAACAAGAAACATAGCATCTCATACACATTATAATCACATGTGAATCTTGAAATGATGTATTTTAATGTCATTTTCGTTACATGGACTTAAAACAATATCAACATAAAGGAGATATATATTGTCATGTTACTTGTATAAATTTGTCGCTCGAGTTGAATCATCTTTTTATCTTCGGTCACTCATGGACGTGACAAATGTGGGATCCAAAGCCCCAAAGGTAACATAATCATCGCCACTCACAGTTGGCCTGCTCTCCTTTTCTTCTTATTCCCTTGATCTTTCACTTTTGAAAAAGGAAAAGAAAGGAAAGAACCAAAAAGGAAGAAAAAAGAAGAAGGGTAAGAATCTTCTTATAATTACAAAACCTTGAAACGTGGCGCGAACAGCTGAGGGCGGGAACGTGCGAACCCATGACCACCACGCGCCTCAACCATCGACGCACGTACACATCCTGACAAAGAGCCTCACAATCTCCGACCGTTGACCTCCCTCACGTGAGGACAAACCTTCCCTTCAAAACGCACCGTTTCACCCCGTTTTAATCCCCCCACTAAACAAATCCAATCAAAGACGGAACCAAAACAAAATCAGGGACGGCGTGAACGAGCCCGCCCTACTTAATCCCAACGCTAATTGCATGGCCCCTTAATTAAACAAAGGCAGCCTTAAACAAATCCAAACCCAAATCCCCGATTATTAAATTTGGCGGGAAAATCCCGAAGGTCGTCAGCCCACGGCGCCCTTTCGCCTAAAACTCTAAAAAGGGCAAAAAGGCGGGTAGCTTTTGCACCGCGTGAGCTACAGGCGCGCGTGGGAGATGCCAATGCGTAACCGCTGGCCGGTCGGTACGACGTCGCTTTCGCTGGCGAGGATTAAAGAAATGGAAATTAGGGATTAAAGAAAGGGGATCGAGGTGGATTAGGAGGAAGAAGACTAAATTGAGGGACTGAGGCTTCAAAACCAAGAGGCGTTAAATTCCATTGACCCTCGCAATGCCAGACCTCTTCTTCTCCTCTCTGTTCTTCTCCACCTTCATGGTGCTTAAACGACGTCGTCTCGCTTTGGATGGGCGGCGACCGTCACCACCACAGCCGGATGCCGGAGAGTTCGTCTTCGTCATGTTCAGAGCTCGCGCAATCGCCGATTCTGTTGCTGGTTTGCTTCCACAAGGCGATGCGAGCCGAGCTCGCCGATCTCCTCCACGTCACCACGGCCGCCTTGAACGGTGGATTCAGAGGCCGCGGCTTTGTTCTCGAGGTTTTGCGAAGGTTTGAGTTCCTCAAGCTCGCGTATAAGTATCACTGCTCTGCTGAAGACGAGGTTGGTTCACAAAGCTTTCTTTGAAATTTGCTAGGAGTTTCTAATTTGGAATGAAATCTGGGAAATGTATGATTAATTTGACTATTTAAGCCTCATTTCTGTTGTAATTTGGAAAATTTTGCTTCAATTTATGACTGGAATCCTATTTAATTAACTGTAAGAAGTAAAATTTAGTATGTTTGATATGAGATTCTGCACTGCTTGTAAAATCTGGAAAACTTGCTTCAGTTTATGACTTTAATTTTAATTAGTTGACTGTAAGAAGTAAAATTTAGTATGATTTAGATGAAGTGTAAGTTGCTTTTACAATTTAATGGACTGCTTGTAATGTCTATGGTTTTCTAAGAGCGATTTACTGTGATTGTATAATTTTTCTTGGCAGGTTATTTTTCTAGCGCTAGATGGACGAACAAAAAACATAGCTTGTACATATTCATTGGAGCATAGGAGTATAGACGGTCTTTTCGATTCTATTTTTAGTCGCTTGGATGTATTGTTAGAGGAAAGTGAAGACATTTCAAAGGAATTTCAGGAACTTGTGTTCTGCATTGGGACGCTCCAGGCATTCATTTGCCAGCATATGGTGAAAGAAGAAGAACAGGTAAAGCCACTTGTCTCTTGTATACGCTTTTCTTACTTGTTCGGTTGTTTAAGCCCTTATGTTATTTTTTATGACATATTGTGGTTTATATTTGATTCCTATAGTTTTTTAGTTATACTCTTTAGAATTTCATGTTATATGTCTATGGATTGTGCTCCATGTGTTACTAATGATGCGAATGGGATCCAGGTTTTTCCTCTGCTCCTGCAGCAATTTTCTCCGAAGGAGCAGGCTTCACTTGTGTGGCAGTACATGTGTAGTATTCCTGTAGTGCTGCTAGAGGATCTTCTACCATGGATGATCTCCTCTCTTCAAAATGATGAAGAAGAGGAAGTCATCCGTTGCATAAAAGAAATCGTACCTGATGAAAAACATCTCCAAGAGGTACACACCCTAATCGTTTGTAACCCAAGTTCTTACCATGATGCTATATCAATCCCTTGGTAATGATAGCTTAAAATATTTGCTAGGTAGTAAGCTCGTGGCTTGCTAACAACGGCCAGGCTCGACACACCGGTGATGATGAATCTGCAGATATGAAAAAGTTACTCAAGTCTCATTCCCCTAAGAGGTTCTTTGAAGAAAGTTGGAGTCGCATGAAGAAACAAACCATCCATACTGATACTGGATACAATCCTGTTGATGGCCTTCATCTTTGGCATCGTGCCATTAGGAAAGATTTAGAAAAATCTTTGGGAGAGCTATATCAATTGAGAAGCTCAATCAATTTCCTGAATATTGACTCAATAGTTGTCCAGCTAAAGTTTCTTGCTGATGTCCTCACTTTTTACAGGTAGTTGCTGAGGCCATTACTTTTAATTTTTATTTTATTTTTCAATTGATTCTTCACTGAACACATTCTGACCTACAGCAATGCATTGGAGAAGTTATTTCATCCTGTGTTAAATGAACTTGTCAATGGCTGTCTGTACCCCTCTATTGAGAAATTTCCCGATGAAAGTCTTCTGGAAAGTTTGCGTAATTTACTGTACTATAGCCTTGAGAATGGAACACCTTTGGGCAAATTTGTTGAAAAGCTTTGCCGAGAATTTGAGTGTCTTGTGGTGGGAGTCAGCAAGCATTTTGCTTTTCACGAAACAGAGGTAATAAATCAAGGAAGGGATTACCAACCTTCTAAGATTTCTTAATGTATAGCATTTAAATCTGATCTCGCAAGTCCCTTTTGTTGGGGCATGCTATAACCAAATTATGGTTAAGAAAATTCTTGCCTTATTCAATGCAAATTAACACCAACCAGCTTTTATCAGGTATTTCCCATTATAAAGAAGAACTGTAGCCATGAAATGCAACAGCAACTCGTGTATGTCAGCCTTCATATTATGCCACTTGGGTTGCTGAAGTGTGTGACTACTTGGTTTTCAGCTTGCTTATCTGAGGATGACTCCAGGTCAATTCTTAGCAGCATGAAGCAACGAGATTTCTTAGTTGATGATTCTTTTGTATCTCTGTTACATGAGTGGTTCCGTATTGGCCATTCAGGTAAAACCTCAACTGAAAATTTCCGAGAGGACTTGCAGCAAATATTTAAGAGCAGATGCACTTTCTTATGCAACCAGTTGCATTCCAGTACTGCATTTTCATCTGTAAGCTCCAGTATGCAACATCGAGGGAAACCAAACACTGGGGTAATGGAACTAATTTCTTCAAACATGGCAAAGAACTCTATGCCATACTCTTCATCTTTTGCCTCTGACTCTGCTTCATATTCCGAGACTTCAAACTCAAGAGAAATTAATCTCCAAGTGTATTTCTCTGGAATGAGAACATCATATCATATTGGTGAAAGTCTTGGTGGGGAAAAATTGAGTGGTTACGGTCTCCATGAACCAAAACCAATAGATCTTATATTTTTCTTCCACAAGGCTCTCAAGAAGGATTTGGAATACCTTGTCCTTGGTTCAGCTGAATTGGCCAAAAATGCAGCTTTCCTCACAGATTTCTGCCGGCGCTTTAGTCTCTTGCAGTTCTTACATCAAATACATAGTGAAGCAGAGGACGAGGTTGCCTTTCCAGCCTTGGAGGCAAAGGGGAAATGTCAAAACATTAGCCAGTCTTACACGATAGACCACAAGCTAGAGGTTGAACGCTTCCAAAAAATATCCCTCATTCTAGATGAGATGTCCAAATTGTATTTTTCAGTTTCTATGTTTGATTCAAACACAATGGACCAGATGTCGCCAAAGCTCTATCAGTTGTGCATGAGGCTTCATGGTATGTGCAAATCTATGTGCAAACTACTGACTGACCATATTAATCGTGAAGAAGTTGAACTTTGGCCCTTGTTTAAAGAATGCTTCTCCATTGAAGAGCAAGAAAGGATCGTGGCATGCATACTTGGTAGAACAGAAGCAAAAGTATTACAAGATATGATACCCTGGCTGATGGAATCTTTGACGCCAGAAGAACAGCATGCCATGATATCTATATGGCGCCAGGTCACAAGAAACACAATGTTTGATGAGTGGTTGAAAGAATGGTGGGAGGGGTATGATGCGGGCAAGGTGGTGGAGGAGTCATGTGTTCCTCCTTCAAAGACTGTAGATCCCTTGGAAGTTGTCTCTATGTGCTTGTGTGGACTGGATGAACAAGGAAGGTGTGTCTGCAACAGAAGCATCAAATTTTCCGAAAAAGATTCCCCTGATAATGATACTAAGCTTTTAAGAATCACTGAGGTGAATCATAAGCTGAGGGATGCTGATAGACACCAATGTAATTACAACCATACAGATTCTGTAATTCTTGCAGAAGGTAAGAAGATGAAATATGAAGACACTGAAAATGCCATAGAACAAAACAATGATCCAGGACAACTTTTTCAAGCAAGTCGTAAAACGGATTGTTGCGAGTGCCTGCGGACACTAAGTCAAGAGGATCTGTTGACTGCAATAAGTAAAATCTCCCGCAACTCTTCCTTGGATCCTCAGAAGAAACCATATATGATGCAGAACCTGCTATCAAGGTTGGTCATGAATTGTTTTTTCTTTTTAAAGCTTTATTTTCCTTTTATTCCTTTTGCTCTCCTGTTTAGGACAAAATATATATACCAGTCATACTATCTATTGTAAGAGCAAGAAGCAATAATACCTTGGTATATCTGATACTAATTTAACCTACCGAATTGCTTCCTTTAGTTTTCTTTTTATTTTCTCAAATATCTATCTTTCTGCTACATCTGCTTGCTGATAAAGTTTGGACTTAGACTCTTCCTGTGGAGGAAATGACAAGTTTCTACATTTACACTCTTCAGCCATTGGAGAGTCAAACAACGCTCTCAGTTAATTGCAAGTAATGGGAAAGAATTCCCTCGTCAGCATCCATCCTATCAGGACCCTTTTGGGCAAACATTTGGTTGTAAACACTATAAGAGGAACTGTAAGCTTGTTGCTGCATGTTGCAACCAGCTCTACACTTGCATACGCTGCCATGATGAGATAGCAGAGCACACGATAGATAGGTATTCAGTAGTGTGAATATTAATGTTAATGTTTCTTATTATTTCTTTCTCTCTCATTATGGGATACATATGCAGGAGATCTGTAACAGAGATGATGTGCATGAAATGCTTGAAAATTCAGCCAATCGGGCCCACATGCTCAACTGCATCCTGCAGTGATTTATCCATGGCAAGATACTTTTGCAAAATTTGCAAGATTTTTGATGATGAAAGGTGACTTATCCTGATTTGACTGACTATTTTGTTGCTAGATTTGATTCAAATGAGAAAC encodes the following:
- the LOC101310711 gene encoding uncharacterized protein LOC101310711, which gives rise to MGGDRHHHSRMPESSSSSCSELAQSPILLLVCFHKAMRAELADLLHVTTAALNGGFRGRGFVLEVLRRFEFLKLAYKYHCSAEDEVIFLALDGRTKNIACTYSLEHRSIDGLFDSIFSRLDVLLEESEDISKEFQELVFCIGTLQAFICQHMVKEEEQVFPLLLQQFSPKEQASLVWQYMCSIPVVLLEDLLPWMISSLQNDEEEEVIRCIKEIVPDEKHLQEVVSSWLANNGQARHTGDDESADMKKLLKSHSPKRFFEESWSRMKKQTIHTDTGYNPVDGLHLWHRAIRKDLEKSLGELYQLRSSINFLNIDSIVVQLKFLADVLTFYSNALEKLFHPVLNELVNGCLYPSIEKFPDESLLESLRNLLYYSLENGTPLGKFVEKLCREFECLVVGVSKHFAFHETEVFPIIKKNCSHEMQQQLVYVSLHIMPLGLLKCVTTWFSACLSEDDSRSILSSMKQRDFLVDDSFVSLLHEWFRIGHSGKTSTENFREDLQQIFKSRCTFLCNQLHSSTAFSSVSSSMQHRGKPNTGVMELISSNMAKNSMPYSSSFASDSASYSETSNSREINLQVYFSGMRTSYHIGESLGGEKLSGYGLHEPKPIDLIFFFHKALKKDLEYLVLGSAELAKNAAFLTDFCRRFSLLQFLHQIHSEAEDEVAFPALEAKGKCQNISQSYTIDHKLEVERFQKISLILDEMSKLYFSVSMFDSNTMDQMSPKLYQLCMRLHGMCKSMCKLLTDHINREEVELWPLFKECFSIEEQERIVACILGRTEAKVLQDMIPWLMESLTPEEQHAMISIWRQVTRNTMFDEWLKEWWEGYDAGKVVEESCVPPSKTVDPLEVVSMCLCGLDEQGRCVCNRSIKFSEKDSPDNDTKLLRITEVNHKLRDADRHQCNYNHTDSVILAEGKKMKYEDTENAIEQNNDPGQLFQASRKTDCCECLRTLSQEDLLTAISKISRNSSLDPQKKPYMMQNLLSSHWRVKQRSQLIASNGKEFPRQHPSYQDPFGQTFGCKHYKRNCKLVAACCNQLYTCIRCHDEIAEHTIDRRSVTEMMCMKCLKIQPIGPTCSTASCSDLSMARYFCKICKIFDDERIIYHCPYCNLCRVGKGLGIDYFHCMTCNACMSRSLFKHTCREKSFMINCPICHEDIFTSNSPVKALPCGHSMHSTCFQAYTFTKYTCPICGKSLGDMQMLFRMYDAYLAGEKLPDEYSGRTQAILCNDCEKKGTAPFHWLYHKCSSCGSYNTRLL